TTTAAGGTACACCTTGCAATTTACAGTACACATGTTACCTGAATGCAGTGCTGGCTCAGAAAGCTTCTGAGAGCAGATGCGAATCCTCGCATGGCTCAACGCAACCTCGAGCCACTCTGGTGTTGTTTTCCCTCCGGGTTCATGCAGTTGTCCAAGCTAAATGCATTTGCTTGTCTTTGGAaaagaagtttcttttcttcGCTAGGCAGGTTTTTCTCAGCCTTCACAGCTCCAATTTTAATCTAAGTGGAACAATTTCACTTAAAGCATTGGGCAGAAAATTCCGGCTTCATCACTTAATTTTTATGGTGAAATCATTCCAGCTATACCAacttttttcttgtcattttttttttccagttaggGTACTCATAAATTGAAAATGGGCTTGTGCTAAGCCAACATTAGAAAATATGTTACAAGAAAACTGGACTGGTCTCAGTGGTCATATGCTCTTAAGTTGgttctttttccccatgtttACCCTGTAGTAAAAATATACTGTACACCATACCTTATTGTATGGAAATTTTAATGTTCATAGAAGATAAATGCTCTCAGTGAGCCACAGTCCTATATATTCTTTTTAGCTGTAGTTAAAGtttttgctgttaaattttACTCAGTGCCTGGCAGTGTATAATAAATACTGTTACTCACTGAATGTATACAAAAATTGGGTCATCTCTACTGTAAACAAAACCACAGTGAAACCTAGGCTAGAAAGCCTCTTAAGAGAGTGACAAAAACTGCTTAAGCCTAGGTAGTCTTCCAAATGGAGGCTCACCAGGAAGGGTAAAAGCTGATGCACAGTTTGCCATTTGGAGTGCTTTGGACTGAGAACAGAGCACAATACCTGCACCTATATCAATGGATATGGCACATACCAATTGACTTTGGTGGAGATAATTGCTCCAGTGGAAAAAACATACGGGAAGGAAGGCCAAAGTGGGTTAGCATAGTCTGAGACGTTGAGAACGTGCTGTTTTGGGTTCATGTTGAGGTATTCGGGCTACGTGTAGAGAAGGAACATTTGGTGTCTCTCAGAAACAAGATTCAGGCAGGAATCTCATGGACTTTGGCCAAGAACATGCTAAGCACTTTCATGACTTCAGATCACGAAGCCTACAGACAGAGAATGGAAGGTGAACTTGGGGTGAAACATGGTGAGACAGGTATGTAActtggtttttttctctgttttgggTTTCTGGGGGGCAGTGAGGCTTCAGAAACTGCCTCTCACCTGACCTGGACTTCCCTGTGCAGAGAGGGGCATGGCTCCTCTTCCCCATCCTAGCTGTGGGCAGCCAGCATCAGTAACTGGTGGGTAACATGGCGCTGAGAAGACCTGGTGAGGGAGGAATCTGcctttaaacagatttttagaaTGGGTTGGGCAAATATCCCTCAGGAACAACTTCAATATCATTAGCTCTGCCTTGGGGCAAAGATGTGGTCTTCCTAACTCTCACCCTGTGGATGCCCAAGCGTGTACTGTGGCACTTTGCCAAAGCACTGCCTCTATACGCTTTTCCCAACAGATCTGAGGACAGAAAGGCAATTTTATCACGGGTTTTATCACTTTCCTTGAAGATCTCTGCAGGCCTCCCATGCTGAGATTTAATGAGATCTGTGAAAGCACAAGCTTGTCATTGGACATCTCTTTAAAGACTCTCCTATCTATGCATTTCAATTAGATGTGAGAGGTTTATGGAAGCCATCCTTGCATCCTGTGTTTGCAAGTGATAGCATCAGGGGTAGCAGAGGTGTCAAATCAGTGTTTGCCATGTATTCCTCTCTACCATGTACAAACCAAATCTTTCACACATCTCCCGTTTCCAGGAGTCCCACAAGCCAGTAGATTGCTGCTGTCAGAAACGGTTTGCAATTCCTCTGTAGCTCTCAACTGAGTTAATGccatctgaattttaaaagccacTGCAGTTGCCTGTTGAACAGTCAGAACGTAGGGAAACTGTAATTGAAATGACATAATGACTGCTACAGAAATTCTACAGTGGAAGTACATGGGAGGAATGATTTCTGGCTGGAAAACATAGCTGCACACCTGAGCCtaaggaggggaaaaaggcCTTTCCCTTCACCTCACATTCATATGGCTGTCTCTGAGTTGTCTGCCTGTCTGACTTTTGCCAAGGCTGAAGTTGTTACTGCTTCCCAGCTGCTACTGCAGCAAATAGTGCTCGTTAAGCAAAGAGCCTGTGCATTCCTGGACactgcttccttcccttctggTCAGAGAGGAGTTATGCAGGGGAAGGCAAatgctgccagctgcactgcCAACATGTTTTGCTACTCAGAACGCAACAGCTTGCTTCAGGGAGGGCAAAATATCTGCAACGGAGGAAGCTCTAGAAGTATCTGTTCACTTGAAATTTAACATTCACAAGGTGGCTTTAGTGCATTTTGCACAGGGCAGCTGGGGGAGGCTGGGGATTGACGCTATAGAGAAGTTTCATACAAAGCAGCACCCCCAGGGTGCGGCCAGAGCTGTGCTAAGTCCGTGCAGTGCTGGTGCCCCACAGCTGAGCCCCAGGGCTCCTGCAGGACCCAACGACCTCTGGGCACTGGCAAGCACCATGCCAGCTGCTGAAAACTTGTCCAGCGCTCTTGGGTCCGTACATTTGTGAGGTTGCCTGACACACGTGCCAGCTTCCTGCAGACGGGTTTTTGCAGGCCATTTATAGCTGGAGCACTCCCAGCAAAACCCAGAGAACTGGCTCATGTATCCCAACCCCGTAACAAACCCTTGCGGTAATGATCCTGTAGTTCTGAGGGGTGCAGGGGTGCAGTGtgggaagaaatgctttgttGTCTGCATTACTCCACATCAGAGATGCTGACGGAATTATTTAGAACTCACAGCTCCAAAAAGACTCAGTAATGTAATCTTTTtaaggtactttttttttcttcttttttttctctcagatgcGATGTTTCCGATAGGCCCCTTTGATGTGGGCTCTTTGGGGACGTTGTTCAACTTGCCACTATTAAACTGCGGGCCCAGCCTTCAGTTTGCTCTGTACAACTCTCAGGGTCTGCTGTCTCTTGGAAGAGCCCATAGCTGTCAGGTCTATTGCTTTACTGATACTCCAGGAAGatggaggaattaaattacACATTACATAAAACTACCCACTAATCCTCTTAGTGTGCATTACTAGTGAATGGCCTGAAATAGGCTCTCACCAAAAGAGCCCTAACATTCACTTTCTTGACGACGTTTTAGTACATGAGGTTTACGTCATGGATTTGGGTGCTGAAATATCCAGTACACCATCTTCTGTCTGCTGCTAGATCCACTCGCACGTGTTAGTAGAGTGCTAACAAGGTTACAGTTGGTAAAGCAGGTTACGTGTTTAACTAATAGCGAGACATTTATAAAATAGAATTATATGGTTTCTAGAGTGACAGAGTCACTGggattttctgctcttttctttttttgttcttttttttttataagaaaatgaaacagctaTAAAACCATGATTAAAAATGTTATGCAGGatgatttacattttaaaataaggatatttttagaaaaaaaaagtgatttataGCATAAAAGTGTTTGGAAAGTGTTTGGTTGCTGTGTACTGCCTTCTTTCCCAGTACAGTTTGCTATCTGTTATGCAGTCTTGCATAAATGTTTAGATtaggggagaaaagaaaaattaaacatgatGGCTAAGACCTATAAGAGCGGACTCACTGACTTGAGTTATTGCTTTGCAGAAAGTTTTTAAAGCCTTTACATCCAGCAAATACTTAGTGCTACTTCATCCTTGACAGCTGACCTTTCAATCTGATGGGGTTTAGTAACAATAATTGCAGTATCTGCAGTACAGGCAATGCAGAAGGCTGCTTAGGAACCCAACCTCTCTCATTAGATTTTACTTCACGTGTCTGAAATTCATCCCCTCTTTGCACAGGTGTGCAAATTCTCTCGTAATACCTGTTATAGGAGCTGATCAAGGTACAATCCCCTggctcttttattttcttttttaatttctcccaTCATTTTGAATATTCCTGGATTTAGCTTAGAGGGGGGAGGAGAAACCTCCAaaccccttcctctccccagaTACTGAGTCAGtactggtttatttttttctcagtaagaCCTACtgtaaaaaagcaacaaacaaacaagttaGACTGTTGTAATTTGGTCAACCACTCGAGTGCTATCCATATCCACCATTTCAACACACTCTATTTCCTCACGGTTTTCAGgattcttcttctctttcctcttcttcttggACGGTGGCAGAAAAGTCAATATCACAGGTAAAATGGCAAAGCAGTGAAAGAAGGTGACtaatgctattaaaaacaagcaCCTGAACAGTGTACGGGTCAGATTTGAAGGCACAGCTGCAAGAGGAATCAGACCAACAATATAGCAGAGGTAGCTCTGCAAAATAGCTACCCCATGCACTTCCAGGGCATTTTTTACCCATTTAGTTCTTGTGAACTCTTTGCCCAGGACAAAGGTTGATAACAGTGGAGCACAGTTGTCAATTGTATAATTAATTCCGTAAATCAAGcacaacacagaaatacaatCTAGTTCCACTTTCCACAAGGTCATAAAACCTATAACTCCAAACTCAACTGAGGCAACAGTTAGAGTGAGCCATACATTGATCAGAGAGTCTGCCACCAGGAATGCAgagaagaagagcagaaataaagcacTAATGCAGGAGTTTTGTAAGGGGGCTCCCACTGAAGAGGCATAACGATCCATGTACACAAATGATGGATTGAAAACGATGAATTTCACCTTGGAGGTGAGAGAGAGCTTCCTCAGGGTTTCCAGGAGGTCATAAAGTTCTTCCCTCTTGGTTTCCATTGTCTTGGCCACCAGGAACATCCTGGAGGCCACGACATCAACTTCATTGTTGTATTTCTTGGAAAAGATGATATCCTCTGAAAAATGGGCAAACTGAGGGGTCTTCAAGAAGGAGTTCCTCAACATATCAGTGAAATTTTTCTTGGGCAATCCGGTAGATATGTTGAGTTTCCTAAGATAATTTAAGTAGCTCTCAAACCAAGATATCCTCACAAAGCCCTTGGTATACTCCAGCACGTCCTCCTGGACACTGGTGTTCCAGTACTCTATCGACTCATAGATGTAGAACCCAATCACCGGGCTATAGTTACTGAAATACTTCTGCTGGGCAGTCGTATACTCAATGGTCCGTGTGGCGGTCGCTACGATGTTGCTCAGGTCTGACCCTTCACTGACCTGCAGGTAGCCCATTAAGGCAAAGGAAATATAAACAAGGTAAAAGAGAACTACAAAAGGCTTGACGTAAGTGTTTGTTATCCAGTCACAATAATAGCGTTTAAGGAACCACACCAAAAGATGACTCTCGTAAGTGTTCGTTTCCTCTGAATCCGTTGTGTCCTCGCTGAATCTGGCTGTCAGAAGAAACCTATACCATGCAGGCTTCTCTTGCAATACCTCTGGCTTTGGTACCTTTCTACAGAAGATACTATGCTGGTAGTTGTTTTCTATGTAGCCAGTAAACACCAGGCTGGAACCATAAAAGGAGAGTACATAGAGGTAGTTGAAGAAAATTGCAATACAGGAGTTGCAGCAGAAAATCCTGGCTGCTTCAATGTTAGTGAAGGGACTGGCACCTATTCCAAAAGTGACCAGGTACATGGCAGTGGTGAGGGAAAACGAGAGCATGGAGTCTGCAAATACGGCTGCAGTCCTCTCTTTAACATGTTGGTCTTCTCTAGTTTTTCTCCAGGAGGACAACATTTCAAAAGTCCCATATAACCCATGACCTACAATAGAGAACAAAGCAAGTATTTAAAGTACTCAAATAAACATGTGGAAAAAGGTAACGTGGACATGCTAAAAGGCTCAAAGGAGATGCATCTGAATGTTAACAATTCTCGAAGTAAGCGtcctgcagaagagagaaaacattgcGGAGCTCTAAGCCACTGAAGCGTGTTTGCTACCTGACTAGCAAACCTTACTaccagagctggaggagagTTCTGCTTCGCTGCTGCAGGGTTGATgggttaaagaaaaaagcattttctctggCTGGCTGGTCCGTTTCAATATTTTGGAGTGCCTGTGATGGAAGATGCTTTGAAATTAGTTTTTCTTGGTGATGGAATCTGACCTGTGgtggaaacaaagaaatatgaCCTTGAAGTGccagtgctggaagcagagcatTAGTTGGCTGCTTTGtagaaagactgcaaaaaatGAAACCTTCACATAGGTTGAATACTGTCAAGTAAATCAGTCACTGACTTCTCCGCTTCCTATACAGATTTTccatcaggaaaaagaaatcctagaaatggaacaaagaaagaaaagcacaaataacttttagagaggaagaaatgtagAACTGACATGAAACTGCTTAAGGCATTAGTTTTCTTACTTTAGCACATCTAAGAGTTTGTGAAACCAAATGCAGCTCTTTTTCCCTTGGCAGTTCctatattttgtaattaattaaattaattcttaaCATGGACATAGtattcatgaaaagaaataacaaccAGCAGAACTAAAATTCTGTGGGTAACTCCAAAGTGCAGATAAACTGAGAAAAGtggatggttttattttaatctctgGTTGGCCACCCTCCTCTTCTGGTTCCTATTTTATGACTGATAACAAAGATGCAGTTTGGAGCTACTGACCTCTGCTCACTCACAGCAGACCTGAGTTAGGAATGCAGTCATCAAGCAGGAATCAGATGAGAGTAGACGAGTTGAAAGTTGGTTTTACATAGaggtgaaaggaaaaaacacagccTTAACTAAAGGGTGAGACTTTAATACTCATATaatgttaattatttaataaatccTTTACATTGAATCCTACCCTATCCActgtcttttctcctcctccttattcttttttttttttttttccctgtcctttCTTTACCTTTCTGGTCTGCTCTTGTCCTATCTCCAGAAATTCTCACAATCCAGTACACAGTGCTTTGCTCTTACCCATTTTCTGGTAGCATTAGATGAAATGATCAGAGTGGAATTAGTCACCGACGACAGTGAAGTGCAGCCACTGGACTGCTTAAGTTGGTGCTCGAGTCCAGCAGGTCAGGGTAATTCACAGATCTCCGTTAGAACTTCAGGCTGTCTGCAGGCTACCAAATTTGTTCTGTCGGCCATGTTCTCTTCTCATGTAGATGATTATCACATTTGACACAGAGGCTAAAAATATCAGTCAATAAACCCTAAACAAATGGGATATCCTCAAGAATCGGGGCATACTATGTTTACACTTAACTGGgctaaatatttaatttactttacaAAGTAACCCTTTTGTGGTCAGTACCTTTTAAAGATGAGGTAATAGGACATCTGGTTTACTTCCTGATCACCATCACCTGGTTTTAGAATAAGTAAGTCTGCACTCTCACATCTAGCAGATACCATACCTACACTGTTATTTGGAATCATGGCATGGAGCATGAGTGTCCAATTTGTAGCAATATTACAGTCCTGGTCTTGATATGGCATTTGGCCTTCATCTTAATTGTCCTAAGCAATGTTTTACAGCTGCTTTCAGATGCCAGGTCAAGACTGTCAATTTGATAACTAGCACCGTGCCCTCTCTTAAAACTAATGGGGAATACTGGAAGTCCCCAGAcgtaacaaaaagcaaaaagcacaaTCAGTGACTGGCACCCCGCTGTTAATTATGCTTCAAATAGTTATGTTCTAGGCTCAGTAGGGAAAGCTATTAAGCTTGCTTCCAGTGTGTTCTTTGTAAAGACAGACTGACctttatttaaatgtaactGATCACTTGCCAAAGCAGGGAGTGAGAGGTTTAATCCATTTATGGCTCCCATAAGTCCTGCAGACAGGCTTCTCTGAAAATTTCACATGGCATCGTATGCATTAGCTTCTAGTGAGCAAAACAGTATAAAATGAGGTCATTGAATATTACAAATTACTTCCATCATGAGCTTTAGTTATAGCATGTTTTTGCAAAACAACATTTCAGCATTAATAGGCTCCTGactaaaaatattcagatagCTGCATTAATTCGGCCAGCCTTTGactttgcaatgaaaaaaatattacagctaATTAGATATGAAGCTAAGTAGGACTTTTTATCTGGCATAAGATTTTGCATAAAATCTGATAAGACTAACTCCTGATactacatattttctttaaggaGGAAATATAAAAACACTTTCAAGGACATCACTCGCTTCCACGTGGTCCTTGAGACTATCCTAAAATGGCAATTGATTTGGAAGACGGTTCAAGCAAACACATGAAGAGGCATCCCCTCATGTGCTTCGCAAAGCCCATGGAAAAATAGTTAGATACCATTCTATTTTAGGATCGGCCCCTCACTACTCAATCTGTGTGCTGGGAACTGGCATTTTCCTTTGACGGTACACTCTCGGATTCCTGTGCCCATTTGTACAACAGCTACAGAATTCTGATTTACCTCTAGGCAAGCAGACTTGCATACTGGCCCGAGCCAATATGCTACGAGTAAAAGATGAAATCTGAACTCATACACAAATTAGGATGGCTGACCAAAGATTTAGCTGTAATGGGATGTAACTAACTTAATGTACTCATCTAACTTCTGACTATGGGCAAAACTCGGACTGACTATCTCCAGCACTGTCTGATGCTTGTACAGGTCTCAATGACAGAGATTAGGGCAGATGATTGGTCCATGGAGGCATTTTGTGAGAATTTCTTTCACTCTCCACTCATTTTAGTTTCAATTTTTTGCATCCCTAACTGATTTTATTCCTCTTGCTAGTGCTATGTCTAACCTATATAATATTAATGAGAACAAGGCAATTTTTCCATTGCAAATAAATTATGTAATTACTTTAACCgattttccctttttactaGCGACTTAGTCACAAATCTGTAATGATTTGCAGCAATTTGTTCATTATTCACCGTCACTCAGTAAATAACAAATATGAACTCAAACAGCTAATGGGCTATTGGAGATCTTTTGCTGTTGACATTTGCTATTATGATTCACTGGTCGTGCCCTGCAGTCAGGCTGTACAACTATGTGCTGAAAACACGGAGTACAAGGAAGGACTAGATTACTTTATGGAAAAGAGATTCTGAATGggcaaaggaaaatgttataGGGATATGAGAAAGGTATTGGAGGAAATGGGGACCAAAATCTTCTTGTGCTTGCTGTCCTTTTCTACTACTTTGCATTGTAGCAGATACACCTACCACATCTTGGACAGCTTAGGACAGAAATTATGACTTTTGTAgacaaaaaaaccacagagcATAGCCACAGTTATCTATTATTTTGGAGGACCTTAAATTTTGCATgggctatttttaattttagaaactAATAACAAtatcagtaataaaaataacaagtgATTTTATGAGTAGCCCGAAAATGCTATGAAAAAGTTTAATTAGCCTCCTTCAGGATCAACTACACATGCTCTGCAAAATCAGCCTAGAGCACACACGAGAGAAAAAAACCTTGTAGGGAGCTGTGAAAGCGAAGGCAACATTTTCTGTTACTTAATATTATTGTTACTTATACAATTTTAAACAGTACCTATGTACAGGTACTGTGACCATTCCTTTTAGCACCATTTTCAAAtatcagaagagaaatgctTCCTTTCATCCGCCAAGTGGTTGTTCAAACAAGAGACATCTGGCAGCTGGTGCTTCAGGCTGGCACTAAAAGCAAGTGAGACTGGGGGGTTTTGATCTTATCACGGTAAGAGGAAGTCTGGGTATTCAAACAGACTCTTGCAGTGAGAGAAAGTAAGGGGAATGACTGAGAGTGAAGTTCTCGTTCCTTTCCTTGCAGTTTTACCCATCTACGAAGTTACAGAATAACAGCACGTTGTGGGTCTcattgttttgttcttgctcTTTGCGAGGttgtgtgcctgtgtgtgtgtttga
The Numida meleagris isolate 19003 breed g44 Domestic line chromosome 1, NumMel1.0, whole genome shotgun sequence genome window above contains:
- the PTCHD1 gene encoding patched domain-containing protein 1 translates to MVLRGPWGSRGGPGAALALLRALRTRMLRQVLHRGLGTSFSRLGHFVASHPVFFASAPVLISILLGASFSRYQVEESVEHLLAPTHSLAKIERNLVDSLFPVNRSKHRLYSDLQTPGRYGRVIITSFRKANMLDQHHTDLILKLHSAVTRIQVQRPGFNYTFAHICILNNDKTCIVDDIVHVLEELKAARSSNRTNFAITYPITHLKDGREVYNGHQLGGVTVHSKDRVKSAEAIQLTYYLQAINSLNDMVAEKWESIFCDTVELFQKSNRKVKMYPFTSSSLKEDFQKTSRVSERYLITSLVLVVTLAILCCSMQDCVRSKPWLGLLGLLTVTLATLTAAGIINLTGGKYNSTFLGIPFVMLGHGLYGTFEMLSSWRKTREDQHVKERTAAVFADSMLSFSLTTAMYLVTFGIGASPFTNIEAARIFCCNSCIAIFFNYLYVLSFYGSSLVFTGYIENNYQHSIFCRKVPKPEVLQEKPAWYRFLLTARFSEDTTDSEETNTYESHLLVWFLKRYYCDWITNTYVKPFVVLFYLVYISFALMGYLQVSEGSDLSNIVATATRTIEYTTAQQKYFSNYSPVIGFYIYESIEYWNTSVQEDVLEYTKGFVRISWFESYLNYLRKLNISTGLPKKNFTDMLRNSFLKTPQFAHFSEDIIFSKKYNNEVDVVASRMFLVAKTMETKREELYDLLETLRKLSLTSKVKFIVFNPSFVYMDRYASSVGAPLQNSCISALFLLFFSAFLVADSLINVWLTLTVASVEFGVIGFMTLWKVELDCISVLCLIYGINYTIDNCAPLLSTFVLGKEFTRTKWVKNALEVHGVAILQSYLCYIVGLIPLAAVPSNLTRTLFRCLFLIALVTFFHCFAILPVILTFLPPSKKKRKEKKNPENREEIECVEMVDMDSTRVVDQITTV